The Actinomycetota bacterium genome contains the following window.
GGCGATGTGGGCAAGGTTGGCGGCCGAGTTAGGTGACGTGCTCGACACTTCGCCACCAAGTGATTTAGTAACTAGAGAAGAGGACGAAGATGAGTGACGATGTGACAGGCACCGAGAATCAGTCAAGCGATGAAGTGTTTGAAATCCAAGGCGACTCAGTAACTGCTGAAGAGTCGGCAAGTGATGAACTTGGCGCACCAGATCTTCGTAGCGCCCTAGAGGCCCTACTGCTAGTGGCCGACGAACCGATGACCACCGCAACTTTGGCGACCCTGACTCGCACACCAGAAGATCAAATCCTTGACACACTTCGTGACCTGTCGGCCGAATACACCGAACAAGGACGCGGCTTTGACCTGAAAGAAATCGCCGGAGGTTGGCGGTTCTGGACTCGCGCCGATTGCGCAGGTGTTGTTGAGCGCTTTGTGTTGGATGGTCAGCACGCTCGACTTACTCAAGCAGCGCTTGAAACTCTGGCCGTTGTCGCTTACCGCCAGCCGGTAACTCGCTCGCGCATCTCGGCCATTCGTGGTGTGAATGTCGACAGTGTGGTGCGCAATCTAGTTGCTCGCGGTTTGATTGAAGAGGTCGGACACGATCACGAAACTGGTGCGCATCTGTATCAGACCACCACTTACTTCCTTGAGCGCCTTGGCCTGAAGTCACTTGAAGATTTGCCACCAATCGCCGAGCACTTGCCAATGCCAGACAATGTTGAGGCCGTGCTGGATTTAGCGAACGGATAAGTTGTGGCGCAGGAACGGCTGCAAAAAGTTTTGGCCGCGGCCGGACTGGGTTCGCGGCGCAAGTGCGAGACATTCATCACTGCTGGTCGGGTCACAGTTGATGGCGTTGTAGTCGATGAGCTTGGCGCTCGCGTTGACCCCGAAGTTCAAGTAATTCATGTTGATGGGGTGCGCATCGCGCAAGCTAGCGGTCATGTGGTGTTCGCTTTCAATAAACCGCGCGGCATGATCACCACCATGAGTGACCCTCAAGGTCGGCCGTGCGTCGGCGATGTTCTCATCGGCATTGAGCCGCGGCTGTTTTATATCGGCCGGCTTGATGGCGACACCGAAGGTTTGTTGTTACTAACAAACGATGGTGAGTTAGCCCAACACCTCGGCCATCCATCGCATGAGATTGCCAAAACCTATGTGGCCCGCGTTAAAGGTCGACTTTCGAATCAAACACTTCAACGCATTAAATCGGGCATTGTGATTGAAGGCAGGGCAGTGGATGTCAGGCGGGCGTCCATCAAGGATCAGTCCGCCGATGCCACACTGGTCGAGCTAACAATTCACGAAGGTCGCAACCGGATTGTCCGCCGGCTCTTTGATGAAGTGAATCACCCGGTTTTAGATTTAGCGCGAGTGTCGGTTGGGCCAATCAACCTTGGAAATCTAAAGTCGGGTCACATGCGCGAACTTGGTCCTGACGAGTTGGGCCGACTCTATAGCGCCGTTGGCCTGTAGTTGGTTGGGCCTCGAGCACCGAGCCTCTACAATTTAAGGTATGGGCATTAAAGCAATCCGTGGCGCGACTTGTTTGCAGTCTGATACTGCAGACGAAATGGCCGATGCCGTCACCGAGTTGCTCACTGAAATCATGAGCCGCAATGCTCTGACCACCGATGACATCATCAGCGTGCTTTTCACAGCAACTCCCGATATTCACAGTGCGTTTCCGGCAAGTTTTGCCCGCAACATTGGACTGACTGATGTTCCGTTGATTTGTGCCCAAGAGCTCGACATCACAGGGGCGTTAAACCTGGTAATTCGGGTCATGGTTCATGCCCAAACCGATGCTGCTCGTTCTGAAATCAAGCATGTCTACCTGCGCGGCGCGGAAGTTTTGCGCCAAGACATCGCCCAGTAGGTTCTGCGA
Protein-coding sequences here:
- the scpB gene encoding SMC-Scp complex subunit ScpB, coding for MSDDVTGTENQSSDEVFEIQGDSVTAEESASDELGAPDLRSALEALLLVADEPMTTATLATLTRTPEDQILDTLRDLSAEYTEQGRGFDLKEIAGGWRFWTRADCAGVVERFVLDGQHARLTQAALETLAVVAYRQPVTRSRISAIRGVNVDSVVRNLVARGLIEEVGHDHETGAHLYQTTTYFLERLGLKSLEDLPPIAEHLPMPDNVEAVLDLANG
- the aroH gene encoding chorismate mutase, with the protein product MGIKAIRGATCLQSDTADEMADAVTELLTEIMSRNALTTDDIISVLFTATPDIHSAFPASFARNIGLTDVPLICAQELDITGALNLVIRVMVHAQTDAARSEIKHVYLRGAEVLRQDIAQ
- a CDS encoding rRNA pseudouridine synthase: MAQERLQKVLAAAGLGSRRKCETFITAGRVTVDGVVVDELGARVDPEVQVIHVDGVRIAQASGHVVFAFNKPRGMITTMSDPQGRPCVGDVLIGIEPRLFYIGRLDGDTEGLLLLTNDGELAQHLGHPSHEIAKTYVARVKGRLSNQTLQRIKSGIVIEGRAVDVRRASIKDQSADATLVELTIHEGRNRIVRRLFDEVNHPVLDLARVSVGPINLGNLKSGHMRELGPDELGRLYSAVGL